Proteins found in one Neodiprion lecontei isolate iyNeoLeco1 chromosome 6, iyNeoLeco1.1, whole genome shotgun sequence genomic segment:
- the LOC107222631 gene encoding nucleosome assembly protein 1-like 1 isoform X1 produces MTTDPERAGDASDLEFVEDEDENHPTGINSQILRRPDLLAALQDRIHAQMLEALPAPVKRRIKALKKIQLVATNIEAKFYEEVHALECKYHKMYVPLYEKRGEIVSGIYEPTEEECEWESDEEEQGLSSELKTKVKIEDLKEKKDEAKDENVKGIPEFWLTIFKNVGMLAEMVQEHDEPILKHLYDVKVIFLESNPMGFVLEFHFEPNEYFSNSVLTKEYTMKCAPELSDPFSFEGPEIYKCKGCVIDWKKGKNVTVKTIKKNQKHKSRGSVRTVTKTVQNDSFFNFFSPPIVPEDSEAEIDDETQALLTSDFEIGHYIRERIVPRAVLYYTGEGLEDEEDDYEEEVEEEDDDDEVDEEEEDGHVNAPPGAKLPQGANPNECKQQ; encoded by the exons ATGACCACCGATCCTGAACGTGCTGGAGATGCCAGTGACTTGGAATTCGTTGAGGATGAAGATGAGAATCACCCTACGGGTATCAACTCGCAGATCCTTCGCAGGCCCGATCTGTTGGCAGCTTTACAAGATCGTATTCATGCACAAATGTTGGAG GCACTTCCAGCTCCCGTGAAACGTAGAATTaaagctttaaaaaaaatacaattggTAGCTACAAATATTGAGGCGAAGTTCTATGAAGAAGTTCATGCTCTGGAATGCAAATACCACAAAATGTACGTACCTTTGTACGAAAAGAGGGGAGAAATTGTATCAGGCATCTATGAACCAACTGAAGAGGAGTGTGAGTGGGAAAGTGACGAGGAAGAACAAGGCCTTAGTAGCGAATTGAAGACTAAGGTGAAGATTGAAGAtcttaaagagaaaaaagacgA GGCTAAAGATGAGAACGTCAAGGGTATTCCAGAATTTTGGCTCACAATATTCAAGAACGTGGGAATGCTGGCAGAAATGGTTCAGGAACATGATGAGCCCATTCTTAAACATCTTTATGATGTCAAAGTTATTTTCCTAGAATCAAACCCAATG gGCTTTGTTCTGGAATTCCATTTTGAACCAAATGAGTACTTCTCAAACTCTGTTCTCACTAAGGAGTATACAATGAAATGTGCCCCAGAGTTGAGCGATCCTTTCAGTTTTGAAGGACCTGAAATCTACAAATGCAAg GGCTGTGTAATCGATTGGAAGAAAGGAAAGAACGTTACTGTAAAAACGATCaagaaaaatcagaaacaCAAATCTCGTGGATCAGTCCGCACGGTCACAAAGACTGTACAGAATGATTccttcttcaatttctttagTCCTCCAATTG TACCCGAAGATTCAGAAGCTGAAATCGACGACGAAACTCAGGCCCTTTTGACGagcgattttgaaattggTCACTACATAAGAGAGCGTATTGTACCCAGAGCAGTGCTGTATTATACAG GCGAAGGACTGGAGGATGAGGAAGATGATTACGAAGAGGAGGTTGAAGAAGAggacgacgatgacgaggTGGATGAGGAAGAAGAGGATGGCCATGTTAACGCCCCTCCAGGTGCGAAACTGCCCCAGGGAGCCAATCCCAATGAGTGCAAACAGCAGTAG
- the LOC107222631 gene encoding nucleosome assembly protein 1-like 1 isoform X2, whose product MTTDPERAGDASDLEFVEDEDENHPTGINSQILRRPDLLAALQDRIHAQMLEALPAPVKRRIKALKKIQLVATNIEAKFYEEVHALECKYHKMYVPLYEKRGEIVSGIYEPTEEECEWESDEEEQGLSSELKTKVKIEDLKEKKDEAKDENVKGIPEFWLTIFKNVGMLAEMVQEHDEPILKHLYDVKVIFLESNPMGFVLEFHFEPNEYFSNSVLTKEYTMKCAPELSDPFSFEGPEIYKCKGCVIDWKKGKNVTVKTIKKNQKHKSRGSVRTVTKTVQNDSFFNFFSPPIVPEDSEAEIDDETQALLTSDFEIGHYIRERIVPRAVLYYTGEGLEDEEDDYEEEVEEEDDDDEVDEEEEDGHVNAPPDQA is encoded by the exons ATGACCACCGATCCTGAACGTGCTGGAGATGCCAGTGACTTGGAATTCGTTGAGGATGAAGATGAGAATCACCCTACGGGTATCAACTCGCAGATCCTTCGCAGGCCCGATCTGTTGGCAGCTTTACAAGATCGTATTCATGCACAAATGTTGGAG GCACTTCCAGCTCCCGTGAAACGTAGAATTaaagctttaaaaaaaatacaattggTAGCTACAAATATTGAGGCGAAGTTCTATGAAGAAGTTCATGCTCTGGAATGCAAATACCACAAAATGTACGTACCTTTGTACGAAAAGAGGGGAGAAATTGTATCAGGCATCTATGAACCAACTGAAGAGGAGTGTGAGTGGGAAAGTGACGAGGAAGAACAAGGCCTTAGTAGCGAATTGAAGACTAAGGTGAAGATTGAAGAtcttaaagagaaaaaagacgA GGCTAAAGATGAGAACGTCAAGGGTATTCCAGAATTTTGGCTCACAATATTCAAGAACGTGGGAATGCTGGCAGAAATGGTTCAGGAACATGATGAGCCCATTCTTAAACATCTTTATGATGTCAAAGTTATTTTCCTAGAATCAAACCCAATG gGCTTTGTTCTGGAATTCCATTTTGAACCAAATGAGTACTTCTCAAACTCTGTTCTCACTAAGGAGTATACAATGAAATGTGCCCCAGAGTTGAGCGATCCTTTCAGTTTTGAAGGACCTGAAATCTACAAATGCAAg GGCTGTGTAATCGATTGGAAGAAAGGAAAGAACGTTACTGTAAAAACGATCaagaaaaatcagaaacaCAAATCTCGTGGATCAGTCCGCACGGTCACAAAGACTGTACAGAATGATTccttcttcaatttctttagTCCTCCAATTG TACCCGAAGATTCAGAAGCTGAAATCGACGACGAAACTCAGGCCCTTTTGACGagcgattttgaaattggTCACTACATAAGAGAGCGTATTGTACCCAGAGCAGTGCTGTATTATACAG GCGAAGGACTGGAGGATGAGGAAGATGATTACGAAGAGGAGGTTGAAGAAGAggacgacgatgacgaggTGGATGAGGAAGAAGAGGATGGCCATGTTAACGCCCCTCCAG ATCAAGCCTAG